Within the Streptomyces sp. NBC_00554 genome, the region GGCGCCGGCCTTCGCCGTGGCCGGGGGTTTCGCGTCGGCCACGGTGTCTCCCTCACCCTCGCCTTTCGAGGCCCACGGCCCGTAGAGGACGAGACCGGCCGTGAGCGCACCCGCCAGTGCCAGCGCCACCGCCGTGATCGTCAGGGGGCGGCGGCGACGGCGTACGGCACGCGGCAGTTGGAGCGTGAAGGCGGATAGGTCCAGCGTGCGGCTTTCGTGCAGCTGCTCCTGAAGGTGCGGGGGCGGCGGGGCGGCGCGCGTCAGCAGCTTCCGTGCCCTGGCGGCGTCGGGCCGGCGCCGGGGTTCCACCTCTAGCAACGCGGTGAGCGGCTCGGTGAGCGGGCCAGCCTGGTGCGCGGGCTCGATGTGCCCCTCGACGGCCCGGGCCAGATACGTCATGAGGTGCTCGGCCTCCCCGTACGGAGACCGGCCCTCGACCGCCGCGAACAGGGAGGCGCCAAGCGAGAACACGTCGGCCTTCTCGCCCGCGGGCTGCCCCTTGGCCACCTCGGGGGCCAGATACCGGGGCTTGCCGCGCACACTGCCCGTCGCGGTCTGCGTGGCGTCGCTCCACAGGGCCCGGGAGATCCCGAAGTCGGTCAGTCTCGCGACGCCTTCTTCGGTGACGAGGATGTTCTCCGGCGTCACATCGCCGTGCACCACGCCCTCGCCGTGGGACTTCGCCAAGGCGTCCGCGATCTGGCAGCCGATCGACCCGGCCTCCTCGGGTGCGATCGGGCCGCGCTCGTTGAGGATCTGCGCGAGGCTGTGCGAGGGCACGTACTCCATCACGATCCAGCATGTGGCGCCCTCGTCGACGAAGTCGAAGACGCCCACGATGTTCGGGTGGTGCAGCCGCCCGGCGTTGCGCGCCTCGCCCATCAGCCGCTGTGCGGCCCGGTCGTCGTCCAGGCGCGCGCACTTGACCGCGACCCGCCGCTCGAGCCGCTCGTCCCAGGCCCGCCAGACGACACCCATCCCGCCTCTGCCGATGGGCTCCTGCAAGAGATACCGGCCCGCGATCCTGTCTCCGGCCTCCGGCGTAACCAGCACCCCGCCACTCCTCGCCCACTCGCACGTGGTCCTGCCACACGGTGACGGAGTGTACTCAGCGGGCACTCAACAGTGATCCGCTTCACAGGACTTGGGGCGGACCCGCCCAGAACCCCCACAGCGCACCGGGATCACGGTCTCCGCACACACAACGACCCAATGGATCACGCCACTTGGGGGTCCCTTGTTCGGGTGACGAGTCACGTAATCGGGCCAAGTTCCCTCCCACCAGGCAACCCGGACACAGGCTTCACTCGTCTCACAGATTGCTCACAGTTTCGGCCCTCGGGCGCGTGGGGTGCGCACATACCGTCGGCCGGCCGTGGGCTGTCCAGTCCGATGCCGTTGACCACGGCACTCGCAGACGAGGAACCGATGACCAGTCAGCAACACAGAAATCGCTTAAAGCGTTCGGCGCTCGCCACAGGAGCCGCACTCACCGTCGTTGTCGCCGGAGCCGGGGCCGCCCCCGGGGCAGGGCAGGCCGCGGACAGCACGGCAGCCAAGCCGAAGCTCAAACTGATCGCCGCGTCGAACTCCGTGACGCTCGACCGCTGGGAGGGGGAGCCGGGCGTCTATCTG harbors:
- a CDS encoding serine/threonine-protein kinase produces the protein MLVTPEAGDRIAGRYLLQEPIGRGGMGVVWRAWDERLERRVAVKCARLDDDRAAQRLMGEARNAGRLHHPNIVGVFDFVDEGATCWIVMEYVPSHSLAQILNERGPIAPEEAGSIGCQIADALAKSHGEGVVHGDVTPENILVTEEGVARLTDFGISRALWSDATQTATGSVRGKPRYLAPEVAKGQPAGEKADVFSLGASLFAAVEGRSPYGEAEHLMTYLARAVEGHIEPAHQAGPLTEPLTALLEVEPRRRPDAARARKLLTRAAPPPPHLQEQLHESRTLDLSAFTLQLPRAVRRRRRPLTITAVALALAGALTAGLVLYGPWASKGEGEGDTVADAKPPATAKAGAMGDDRTADPCKLLDAASLSRFGDTELDPDYGEIDRCDVLVHNSSGDDNADVQVNLDADQDTFDGDLSTRLVGNITVVTLRREGNACRRAVMTADRKQIRIIGKQLAEQSPDPCELADAATDHVVGVLDDGPVPRRSSAPAANSLARVDACKLLDATVLERLPGVEEGNQDRGFGSWNCDWSSDDGEREVEIQFSRDNELADDGERVDVSGTTGYAIADEAEDDSCTVRTPHRTYTNSVGDHTIELFQLTVYAPQPTKQLCDTATEFAATVKRNIAKQLPGLTAR